DNA from bacterium:
GCCTCCTCGCCTTGCTCGGCCGCAACTCCTACGAAGCTCTCGACGCCTCCGTTCTCCGCTAGCTGTGGTCCCGGTCCGGCTTGCGGTTGTCCGGGCGGGGCCTCCGGTGGCCGTCGGCGGATCGGCCGGCGAAATCGATCCAGCGCCCCCCGGCGTCCCCGCCCTCGGGCTGCGGTTCCGGTGCCGGCCCGATGCCGTTCGGGCGGAGGCCACGCGTCAGCCGGTGCGCGCCGGGAGCGACTCCACCGCTTGGCGGGCTTCGGCGATTGCGTCGCCGATGGTGCGGGGGCTGCGGGCGTCGCCGATGCGGACCGTGTGGATGCCGGTGGCGGCCGGTCGCTCCTCGTTGCGGCCCTGGGGCACCACGGCGGCGGGGACGTTCACCCGTACCGGTTCGGCCACGACGATGCTGCGAGCGGACAGCAGCGAACTCTCGCCGGCGGCGTCGCGCCACTCCACGCCGCCTGGGACGATCCGGAGGGCCTGACCCTGGACGGCGGCCTCGGGGGCCAGTCGCGTCAGGTAGGCCCGGCGGGCCAGACCGGAGGTGTCGTGGCCGAGCCGCTCGGCGCTCAGCAGCGAGACCCGGTAGCCGCCCCGGCGGCACCACAGGGCGGCTGCCAGGGCGCGGCTCCCCCCGCCGAGCACCGTCACGGGGTCGATGAGGTGCCAGGTTCCGTGGCTGGAGGACCGGCCCTCCAGCAGATCCTCCAGCGTCCATGCCGGCAGGTGCTCATAGCCGTCGAGCACTTCGGGGGCGGTCTCCGCGCCGGTGGCGAGGATGAGGTGGTCCGCCGGGATCCCGGCCAGGTCGTCGGCTGCGCTGACTTCGGTGCCGAGCGACACCGTGACGCCGAGCCGCCCGAGCTCGCCCTCATACCAGCCCGCCAGGCGCGCGAGGTGGCCCAGGCCGGGAGTCGCTGCGGCCAGGTTCAGGGCACCGCCGAGCCGGTCGGCCCGCTCCACCAGATGCACCTCGTGGCCGAGCTGGGCGGCACGGCGGGCCGCCTCCATCCCGGCCGGCCCGCCGCCCACCACCAGCACCCGGCCCGGTGCCTCGGCGCGCTCTGGAGGCCGGTGCGTCTCGCGCCCCACGCCGGGGTTCACCGAGCAGGAGATCGCCTCGCCGTACTGCAGCTGGCCGGCGCAGCCCTCCACCGTGGCGATGCACGGCCGGATCCGGTCGGATCGCCCACTCGCTGCCTTGGCGACCCAGTCCTCGTCCGCCAGCAGTGCCCGCCCCAGCCCCACGGCGTCGCAGCGCCCGGCGGCCAGCGCCTCCTCGGCGCTCTCCGGTGTGGTGATCCGACCCACGCCGATCACCGGCACGTCCACGTTGCGGCGCACCTCGGCGGCGAGATCCAGGAAGGCGCCCTCGGGGTCGTCCAGCAGGGGAATGGTCCACGGCACGGAGCCGTATACGCCCGCCGAGACGACGAAGGAGTCGGCGCCCGCCTCGGCGAACCGCTGCGCGGCCACCACGGCGTCGGCGACCTGCAGGCCGCCGGGCACGAGATCCGAGCCGTTGATGCGCACCACCACGGCCAACTCCGGTGCGGCCTTGCGTACCGCCTCGATCACCTCGCAGCCGAAGCGGCTGCGCTCGGCGACGGTGGCGCCGCCGAAACGGTCCGTGCGCCGGTTGGACTCGGCCGACAGGAACTGACCGATGAGGTAGCCATGGCCGCCGTGGACCTCCACCGCCGCGAAGCCGCTTGCTGCGGCCCGCTCGGCCGCCTGGCCGAACGCCGCCACGATCGCCTCGGCCTCATCGGTCGACAGCGGCCGCGGCGCGATCCGCACGTGCGCGCCGGCCTGTACCGCCGACGGCGCCACGGGCGGTTCGCCGATCACGTCCGGCGACACCTGGCGTCCCCCGTGACCGAGCTGGATGCACGGGTGCGCGCCCACCGACGCAATGGCCTCGG
Protein-coding regions in this window:
- a CDS encoding FAD-dependent oxidoreductase, with amino-acid sequence MPESAYPLLFSPLRIGGLELPNRIVLSAMTTGFGFSQGAPDDEALAYYRTRSRGTALATAGFSAVAPAGRVENAIAWLWPEGAAEALAPLAEAIASVGAHPCIQLGHGGRQVSPDVIGEPPVAPSAVQAGAHVRIAPRPLSTDEAEAIVAAFGQAAERAAASGFAAVEVHGGHGYLIGQFLSAESNRRTDRFGGATVAERSRFGCEVIEAVRKAAPELAVVVRINGSDLVPGGLQVADAVVAAQRFAEAGADSFVVSAGVYGSVPWTIPLLDDPEGAFLDLAAEVRRNVDVPVIGVGRITTPESAEEALAAGRCDAVGLGRALLADEDWVAKAASGRSDRIRPCIATVEGCAGQLQYGEAISCSVNPGVGRETHRPPERAEAPGRVLVVGGGPAGMEAARRAAQLGHEVHLVERADRLGGALNLAAATPGLGHLARLAGWYEGELGRLGVTVSLGTEVSAADDLAGIPADHLILATGAETAPEVLDGYEHLPAWTLEDLLEGRSSSHGTWHLIDPVTVLGGGSRALAAALWCRRGGYRVSLLSAERLGHDTSGLARRAYLTRLAPEAAVQGQALRIVPGGVEWRDAAGESSLLSARSIVVAEPVRVNVPAAVVPQGRNEERPAATGIHTVRIGDARSPRTIGDAIAEARQAVESLPARTG